The following are from one region of the Salmo trutta chromosome 22, fSalTru1.1, whole genome shotgun sequence genome:
- the LOC115158172 gene encoding C-C motif chemokine 17: MFLLQTVTVISLTVILLGSVEGNGVQMQRDVQCCMQYSQGKVRTKDVLRFEVQTEGPDCSIKAIILYTKKAVKCADPRDRKVKRLLRKLLQRQRTKAHRIMWLYPHGNLPVMSEDKKDGWDAFHVE; this comes from the exons ATGTTTCTGTTGCAGACTGTGACTGTTATTTCTCTGACTGTCATTCTCCTGGGCTCGGTGGAAG gTAACGGGGTACAGATGCAGAGAGATGTTCAGTGCTGTATGCAGTACTCCCAGGGGAAAGTGCGCACCAAAGACGTGCTGAGGTTTGAGGTACAGACGGAGGGGCCAGACTGCAGTATAAAAGCCATCAT ACTGTACACCAAGAAGGCGGTGAAGTGTGCTGACCCCAGAGACCGAAAGGTCAAGAGGTTACTGAGGAAGCTGCTCCAGAGGCAGAGGACCAAAGCACATAGGATCATGTGGCTCTACCCTCATGGCAACCTGCCAGTCATGTCGGAG